The DNA region GAACAGCACCGCGCGGCGCTAGCCACCATCGGTGATCTCTACGCGGTCGTTGTCGGTTCCTCGGCCGAGCTCGGCTAGGGCCTGCGAGCCCGCGCTCGCACGTGGATCATGAAGGTGTTCCCGCCGCCGAAGCATCGAAGGGGTCCTGATGGCCAAGCCCAACGTCGCCGAACAGTTCGTCCAAGTCCTGGTCCAGGCCGGGGTGGAGCGGATCTACGGCGTGGTCGGAGACAGCCTCAACCCCATCGTCGACGCCATCCGCCGGACGCCGGGTATCGAATGGGTGCACGTGCGCAACGAGGAGGCCGGCGCGTTCGCGGCGGCGGCCGAGGCCCAGCTGACCGGACGGCTCGCGGTGTGCGCCGGTAGCTGCGGTCCCGGCAACACCCATCTGGTGCAAGGACTTTACGACGCGCACCGCACGGGAGCCCCGGTTCTCGCGCTCGCCTCGCATATCCCGTCCGGTCAGATCGGGACCGGGTTCTTCCAGGAGACCCATCCGGAGCGGCTGTTCGTCGACTGCAGTGGCTATTGCGAGCAGATCAGCAGGCCGGCCCAGATGCCGAGGGTGCTGCGGATCGCCATGCAGCACGCGTTGTCCCGCGGCGAGGTTTCGGTGCTGGTGCTGCCGGGGGACGTCGCGCACCTCGACGCCGTCGCGCCCACCGGGAACGGGGCGCCGGTCACCGAACACGGGACGGTCGTGCCACCCGAGTCGCAGGTGGCCAGGCTCGCCGAGTTGATCAACGACGCCGAGACCGTCACCGTGTTCGCCGGCGCCGGGGTGCGCGGCGCGCACGCCGAGGTGATGGAACTGGCCGGGACCGTGCAGGCGCCGGTCGGCCACAGCCTGCGCGGCAAGGAATGGATCCAGTACGACAATCCGTTCGACGTCGGAATGAGCGGCCTGCTCGGTTACGGCGCCTGCTACCGGGCCATGAACGACGCGGATCTGCTGATCCTGCTCGGCACCGATTTCCCTTATGACTCCTTCCTTCCCCAGGCGCGGACCGTGCAGGTCGATCACGACGCGACCCGGCTGGGCCGACGGACCCCGCTGGAACTGGCGGTGCACGGCGACGTGCGGGAAACCCTGCGTGCCGTGTTGCCGCTCCTGCGCCGCAAGTCCGACCGCACGTTCCTGGACCGAATGCTGCGTGACCACTGCAAAACGCTGGAACAGGTCGTCGACGCCTACACCCGCAACGTCGAACGGCACGTCCCCATCCACCCGGAGTTCGCCGCGGACCTCCTCGACGAACTCGCCGCGGACGACGCGATCTTCACCGTCGACACCGGCATGTGCAACGTATGGGCGGCCCGGTATCTCACGCCCAACGGGCGCCGCCGGGTCATCGGGTCGTTCCTGCACGGCACCATGGCCAACGCGCTGCCGCACGCCATCGGCGCGCAGTTCGCCTATCCGGGACGCCAGGTCGTGTCGATGTCCGGCGACGGGGGACTGGGCATGCTGCTCGGCGAACTGCTCACCGTGGCGTTGCACGATCTGCCGGTCAAGATCGTGACGTTCAACAACTCTTCGCTCGGCATGGTGAAGCTGGAGATGCTGGTGGACGGCCTCCCCGACTATCAGACCGACCACCGCCCGGTGGATTTCGCCGCGATCGCCAGTGGCGCGGGACTGCGTGCCGAGCGGGTGACCGACCCGACGCGGCTGCGCGCGGCGCTCAAGGAAGCACTGAGCCACGACGGCCCCGCGTTGGTGGACGTCGTGACGGACGCGAACGCACTGTCCGTCCCACCGCACATCACCGCCGGTCAGCTCGGCGGATTCGCCTTGGCCGCGAGCAAGGTCGTGCTCGAAGGCGGGGTCGGCCGGATGATCGACCTCGCCCGAGCGAACCTCCGCAACATCCCGCGGCTGTGAGACCGCCCGCTCAGCGCAGCGGGCGGAACGTGGCGCGCAGGTCTTCGATCCACGCTTCCGGATTTTCCCACGGCCCGAAATGGCCGCCCTTCCGATGGACGTTGACCTGCCGCACGTCGGCGTAGACGTCGCCGGCCGCTTCCTTGAAGGCAGCGACGCGGCGTTCACGGTCGTGGGCTCCCGGAGGGGCGGCGTCGCCGAGGTGGAAGGTGAACCCGGTCGGCGCCTCGACCGCCGGGGTCCGGTCGTGCGACGGCCGCCACGGGTGCCGGTTGACGTTCTTGTAGGCGCGGATCGACGACCCGATGGCCTGGTTGACCCAGTAGATCGTCGCGTTGGTGAGGATGTGGTCGACCGGATAGGAGTCTTCGAAGACCCCGTTCTGGTCGCTCCACTTCTTCCACCGCTTGAGGATCCACGCGAGCATCCCGATCGGTGAATCGTTCAGGCCGTGCGTGATCGTCTGCGCGTCGAGCATATGCGTCGCGACATGGGAAACGTAGGTGTCGACGAAGTTGACCATGTCGGCCCGCGGGCCGGCGGGCAGGTCGTCGATCGACGCACCGCCGGTGAGATCCCAGTGGCGCTCGCCCTGGAAGATCGTCAGTGGCATTTCGTTGCCGAGGTGGAGACCGTGGAGCGAGCCGGCGTACTTGTGGCCGAGCTGCGCCCCGACCAGCGCGCCGTAGTCGGCCGCGCCGACCCCGAAGCGCCGGTGGCCGAGCACCTCGGTCATCAGCGTGTGGAACCGGTCGGCCATGCTGACGAAGTTCTCCTTGCCGTTCGTCAGCGGAGTGGAGAACGCGAAGCCGGGCAGCGAAGGGACGATGACGTCGAAGGCGTCCGCGGGGTCGCCGCCGTGCGCGCCAGGATCGGCGAGCGGGCGGATGACCTTGCTCCAGTCCCAGAAGGTCCACGGCCAGCCGTGCATGAGCAGCAACGGAATAGGCGCGGGGCCCTTCCCCGGCTCACGGATGAAGTGCACCGGCGTGCCGCCGACGTCGACGCGATGGTGCGAGTACTCGTTCAGCCGGGCTTCGACGGCTCGCCAGTCGAAACCGTCGGCCCAATACTCCACGATCGGCTTGAGGTAGGCGGTACTCAGCCCGAAGGCCTCGTCTTCGTTGTCCAGGTCGGGTGCGAACCTGGTCGCTTTCAGCCGCCTCCGGAGGTCGTCGAGGACGTCCTGCTCGACGTCGATGACGAACGGTTCGAGGGTCATGGTCGGTTCTCCTTGTCCGGGTGGGTCCAGTCCAGGCGGAGCCTGGTGATGCGAAGTTCGGCGATGAGCCAGCGGCCGTCCGACCGGGTGAAGCGCACCCGGTAATGGCCGTAGCCGTGCATTTCGCCGTCGTGCGGTGTGGTGACGATGTCCTCCATGGCCCAGACACCGGTCGCCGAATCCTGTGTTTCGAAGTCGATCTCGCTGGAGAACAGGTGGTGTACCAGCACGGAATCGGCTTGGTTGCGGGCCTTGAGCCGCTCGGCGATCTCGGCGCGGCCGGTCATCCGCGCCTGGATAGATCCGTCCACTGTGGAGGCGAGGAACGGCGCGTCAGGAGTGAACAGGGCGGCGAGGTCGTCCCAGCGATGGTGATCGGCGTTGTAGACGTAGCGAGCCATCACGCGTCGCACGTCCTCCACCGCCACCAGCCGGGTGAGGTCGTCCATCGGCTTTCCTTCGTTCGGAATGGTTGACCCGGCCGAGAATGCCGACCAAAAAATGTACCGGCAAGTACAGTCTGCTCGGATCTCTTCTGTACTTGCCGGTACATTTTTTCGGACCTACGTTGGCCTCATGCACGCGATCCACATCAGCGAATACGGCGGCCCGGAAGTCATGACCTGGACCGAATTCCCGGACCCGGAACCGAAGAACGGCGAGGTAGGCGTGCGGCTGGGCGTGGCGGGGGTCAACTTCATGGACACCGGCGCCCGCAAGATGCCGCTGCCGACCTGGTCGGTCCCCACCGTGCTGGGGGTCGAAGGAATGGGGGTCGTCACAGCGCTGGGGCCGGGCGTCGACGGTTTCGCCGTCGGCGACAGGGTCGCTTGGCGTTACCACAAGGGCAGCTACGCCGAACGGCTCGCCATCCCGGCACGGTCGCTGGTGCGGGTGCCCGGCGACATCGACGACGAGACCGCGGCCGCCATCCTGATGCAGGGCCTGACCGCGAACCATTTCACGACGGAGACGTACGCGATCCGGCCGGGAGACACGGCCGTGGTGCACTCGGCCGCGGGCGGGGTCGGCATCATCCTGACCCAGCTGATCAAGGCACGCGGCGGCACCGTGATCGGGCTCGTGTCCCGTGAGGAGAAGGTCCCGGTGGCGAAGAACGCGGGTGCGGACCATGTGCTGGTGTCCGCCGGGGGCGGCTTCGAGCGACAGGTTCGAGAGCTGACCGATGGCGAAGGCGCGCACGTCGTGTACGACGGTGGCGGCTCGGCGACGTTCCATTCGTCCCAGCTGTCGCTTCGCCGCCACGGCGTGCACGCCTACTACGGCGTGGTGAACGGCAACCCCTCGTTTCGTCCGGCGGATCTGCCGAACAGCATCCTGCTGTCCTACCCGTCCGTCGTCGACCACGTGCCGACCCGTGAGGCGCTGGTGCGGCGGGCGAACGAGCTGTTCGAGTTCATCCGGAAAGGTCAGGTGGCCCCGTATATCGGCGGCCGTTACGCCCTCGCCGACGCGGCACGGGCGCACCGCGACATCGAGTCCCGCCGCACCTCGGGGAAGCTTCTGCTGATGCCGTGACCACCGAGCGGCGCGGACACGGGACAATCGAACGCCGAGTACATTCCGGGAGGTTTTCGTGCTCACGAAGAAGGGCGCCGCGACGCGGCAGCGGATCATCGAAGCCGCGGCGGACGAGATCCGTGAGCACGGCGTCGGGGCGGCGACCCTCGACGACATCTGCCGCCGCAGCGGAACGGGCAAGAGCCAGCTGTTCCACTACTTCCCCGAGGGCAAGGAACAGCTTCTCCTCGCCGTGGCCGAATGGGAGGCCGGGCAGGTGATCGAGGATCAGCAGCCCTATCTCGGGCGGTTGACCTCGTGGGAGGCGTGGGGGAAGTGGCGTGACGTGGTGGTCCGGCGATACCGGCGGCAGGGGGTGCACTGCCCGCTCGGGGTGCTGATCACCGAGATCGGCAGGCATACCCCCGCCGCGCAGGCGGTCACGAAGCAACTGCTGGAGCAATGGCAGCGTCAGGTCCAGGCCGGTATCGAGGACATGCGGGACAGCGGGGCCATCAGCCGTGACGTCGACTCGGTCCGCGCCGCGGCCGCGTTGATCGCCGCGATCCAGGGCGGGGTGACGATCCTGATGTCCACCGGATCCGCGGATCACCTCGAAGCGGCGCTCGACCTGTACTTGGACTACTTGCGCGGCGGCGCGCCGGTGCCCGGCTGATGCCGTCCACTGTGGATGGTCAGGCCCGGTCGGTGCCCATCCCTCGCCAGAGCAGGTCGAGCAGGTTCGCGACGTCGCGCCGCCATTCGCCTTTCGGGTCGAGGTAGAGCAGGCCGCCAAGGCCGCGCAGAACGGTCTCAGGTGCCAGGTCCGCGCGGACGATGCCGGCGTCGACGTTGGCCTGCAACAAGGTGGAGACCGCGCGGACCATGTCCTGGTAGGCCCCCGCCGGCAGTTCTCCGCGTGAGGCTCCCGCGGCGCGCAAGGCGTCGGCCAGGCCGCGTTTGGTCATCATGTAGTGCGCCAGGTGATCGGTCGTCCACACGCGGAACGCCTGTTCCGGCGGGTACTTCTCGAGCAGGCTGGGCACGATCTCGACGAGCTGGCGCACCTCGCGCCGGTACACCGCCAGGATGAGGGCTTCGGGAGTGGGGAAGTGCCGGTACACCGTGCCGACGCCGACCTCGGCCTGCTTCGCGATGGCATTGAACGAGACCTCGCCGGAACAGGCCAGTGACTTCGCCGCGGTGGCGAGGATGCGCTCGTGGTTGCGCCGGGTGTCCGCACGCCGGGGATTGACCGAACCCGTCGTCATCTTCCCTCCTGTCCGCCGATCCCGTCCTCCGGTGAATGTAGCCGAGGGAACCGGGAAACCTGGAGCGGCTCCAGGAGTGGGCATCGACCTTGCCGGTCGGATCGTGATCCGCTAACTTGAAAACGAAGCGGATGAATATCCGTTTCGATTCACGAACGGACTCCCACCACCTCAACCTACGCCGTCCGGGCCACGGTCCGGGCGATCTGCGGAAAGAGTTTCAGTGGACATCTCACTCGAAGTCAATGGCAGGACGGAACACCTGAGTGTCGATCCCGGGGTGACCCTGCTGGACACGCTGCGAGAGCGGCTGGCCGTCACCGGGCCGAAGAAAGGCTGTGACAGGGGGCAGTGCGGCGCCTGCACGGTGCACGTCGGCGGACGGCCGGTGCTGTCCTGTCTCACCCTGGCCGCCACCGTGAAGCAGCCGGTGACCACGGTCGAAGCACTGTCCACTGAGGACGGTCTGCATCCGGTCCAGCAGGCGTTCGTCGACCAGGACGCCCTCCAGTGCGGATTCTGCACCTCCGGGCAGATCATGTCGGCGGTCGCCGCCGTCGAGCAGGACGTCGAGGACGTCCGCGAGTTCATGTCCGGCAACCTCTGCCGGTGCGCGGCGTACCCGAACATCGTCGCGGCGGTCGAGCAGGCGAGGAGGGCCGATGCGTCCCTTTGAGCTGCTCGCGCCCGAGACCGTCGAAGACGCGGTCGCTTCGCCCGGCACCTTCCTCGCGGGCGGCACCACTCTCGTCGACCTGATGAAACTGAACGTCCTGACACCGCGACACGTCCTCGACATCAACGCGGTACCGCTGCGGGGCATCGACACCACCGACGGCCTGCGCTTCGGCGCGCTGGAGCGGATGGGCGACATCGCCGGACACGCAGGCGTGTACCCGGTGATCTCCCGTGCCCTGCTGCTCAGTGCGTCCCAGCAGATCCGGAACATGGCCAGCATCGGCGGAAACCTCATGCAGCGCACGCGCTGCTCGTACTTCCGTGACGTCGCCATGCCGTGCAACCGGCGGGTCCCCGGCAGCGGCTGCCCGGCGCTCTCGGGCGCGAACCGGATGCACGCGGTGCTGGGCACGAGCGATTCGTGCGTGGCGACCCACGCCAGCGACGTCGCCGTCGCCCTGGTCGCCCTCGACGCGCGCCTCCGGCTGGTCAGCGCGGCCGGGTCCCGCACCGTCGAGCTGGCGTCGTTCTACCGGCAGCCCGGGGACACCCCCGAGGTCGAGACCGATCTGCGGGACGGCGAACTGATCGCCGAGGTGGTGGTCCCTCGGCTGGACTGGGCGTCGAACTCCACCTACGTCAAGGTGCGTGACAGGCAGTCCTACGAGTTCGCCCTGTGTTCCGCGGCGGTCGCGCTGCGGGTGGAGGACTCGCGCATCGTCGACGCCCGGGTCGCGGCGGGCGGTGTGGCGACCGTGCCGTGGCGGCTGCCCGCCGTCGAGGAGGCTCTGCGAGGAGCGCCCGCGACCGTCACCGCGTTCGAAGAGGCTGCCTCGCTGGCCGCCGAGGGTGCGCGCCCGCTGGCCGCGAACGCGTTCAAGCCGTCGTTGCTGCGGCGGACCATCGTCCGCGCGCTGCTCGAACTGACCGAAGGGAACCGCTCATGACCAGCAGGGTGGACGGGCCGCTGAAGGTCACCGGCCGGGCCGAGTACGGGGCGGACCACACCTTTCCCGGGCTGGTCCACGGTTACGTCGTGCTGAGCACGATCGCTCACGGCGAGATCGACACGATGGACGTCACGGCGGCGAAGGGCGCTCCGGGGGTGATCGGTGTGTACACGCCGTTCGACCCGCTGCAGTTGCACACCCCCTCCACGCCGTTCATGGGGGAGACCTGGGTTCCTTTGCAGGACAAGGAAGTCACCTACTACGGGCAGCCGATCGGCTTCGTGGTCGCCGAGACGTACGAGCAGGCGCGCGACGCCGCGATGCTGGTCGAGGTCTCCTACCTGCCCCGGCCCGCCCTGACTTCGCTGCAGGACGGCCTCGCCTCGGCCGAAGAAGCGCCTGAAGGGCGGGGTGGTCCGTCGTCCCTCGCGATCCTCGCCGACGGTGTCGAGTCGATCGAAGACGCGCTCGCGGAGAGCCCGGTGGTCGTCGAGGCCACGTACACCACCGCGACGCAGAACCATGCCGCGATGGAACCGCATTCCGCCGTCGCGGCATGGGGCCCCGACGGTCTCACGATCCACAGCGGCAACCAGGGATCCGATCTCCAAGCGGCGGAGCTGGCGATGGCGCTGGGCACGGAGCCGTCCGAGGTACACGCGGTGAACCCCTTCGTGGGCGGCGCGTTCGGCGGCAAGGGCCACACGTCCACCCCGGCGTTCCTGGCCGCGGCGGCGGCGAGGGCGCTGGGCAGGCCGGTGAAGGCCGTGCTGAGCCGGGAACAGGTCTTCACCGCGACCGCGGGACGCGCCGCGACGGTGCAGAAGATCTCCCTCGGCGCGGAACACGACGGCACGCTCAACGCGCTCCGGCACGACTCGTGGTGCAGCACGCCCATGGACCGGTCGTTCGTCGAGCCGACCTCGCACGGCACTTCGCGCGAGTGGTACGCCACCCGCAACCTGGCCATCAGCCAGAAGATCGTGCCGCTGAACATCCCGCCGACGACGTTCATGCGGGCACCGGGGGAAGCACCGGGGTCTTTCGCGTTGGAAAGCGCGATCGACGAACTCGCGATCGCGCTCCGCATGGACCCGATCGAATTGCGGCAGCGGAACAACTCGACCGCACCGCCCGGCAAGGACCTGCAATGGTCGAGCAAGCACCTCGACGAATGCTTCCGGGTGGGCGCGGCGCGGTTCGGCTGGGCGGATCGCTCACCCGAAGGACGGACCGACGGCGACTGGCTCGTGGGTATGGGCACGGCCACCGCCATGTTCCCCGCACTGCGATTCCCGGCCACGGTCGAGATCACCCTGCTGCCCGACGACACGGCCGCCGTCGCGACGAGTGGCGCCGACCCGGGAACCGGCCTGCTGACCGTGCTTTCCCTGGTCGGTGGGGAGTCGCTCGACATCTCGCCGGATCGGGTCAAGCCGAGGCTCGGCGACTCGCGCCTGCCGTCCGGCGGCATGTCCGGAGGTTCGACGGCGACCGCGAGCGCCGGGACGGCCATCATGATCGCCGCGGCCAAGGCGATCGACGAACTGCTGGCACTGGCGTCCGCTCCGGGCGCGCCGTTCGAAGGCATGGAGGCCGCCTACGCGGACGGTCGCGTGCAGGCCGGGGAACGGACGATGACCTTCGGCGAGCTGTTGCGGGCCCTGGACCGGCCGTCCCTTTCCGTGACCGGTTCTTCGGCACCCGGCGAGGAGCTGACGAAGCATTCGTTCAGCTCGTTCGGCGCGCAGTTCTGCGAAGTCCGCGTGCACAAGTGGACACGCGAGATCCGGGTTTCCCGCCTGCTCGGGGTGTTCGACGCCGGGCGGATCATCAACCCGACGGCGGCTCGGAGCCAGATCGTCGGCGGCATGATCTGGGGTGTCTCGGCAGCTCTGCACGAGGGGCTGGAGATCGAGGAGAACGGGCGATTCGCCAACGGGGATTTCGCGAGCTACCTGATCCCGGTGAACGCGGACATCCCCGAGGTCGACGTGCATTTCGTGGAGTACCCGGACACGTTGCACAACTCGGTCGGCGCGAAGGGGCTCGGCGAGATCGGCACCGTCGGGATGGCGGCGGCGGTCGCGAACGCCGTCCACAACGCGACCGGTATCCGGGTGCGGCATATCCCCATCCTGATCGAGGATCTCCTCGACGAGTCCTAGGCGAGGTCGGCTGTCCCCGTAGTACGTGAAGGCCCCCTTCATTGCGCTTGGCGCGGTGAAGGGGGCCTTCACGTACAGCGGAGTCCGGGTATCGAAGGGGTTGCCTCCGGTCGCGCTCCGCCACCGGATCCGGGTCCGGTCTGGGCAGATTCGGGCCCACCACGGCGATCCCGCACCCCCGGACGGTGGATTCGGCCGACACCGGCTGGTCTTCACCTCGGTCGCGGACCACAATCGTCCCCCTGTGCGTGCACTGACGGTGGGGAGGATCGGATGTCGCGCCCGCAGGCAGCCGTTGCCGCGTCGATCGTCATCCTGCTCGCCGTCGCCCTACCGGCGTCGGCGCAACAGGACGCCATCCCCACGCAGGTTCACCCTGGCTCCGCTCACGAGATCGTCAAGTACGGTGTCGCTGCGGACGACGGCTGCCTGCTCTACTTCGGCGGGGAACCCAGTGGCCCGTGCTCAGGTGCGAGCCGGGGGCCGCTCCGTGGCAGGCTCACGATCGACGCCGGGCAGCCGCCGGGGCCTACCGAACTTCATTGTCAGCCGTGCCACCGTGTGGGCGCCTCCTCGACTTCGACCCGGAAGCCGCCCACCACCTCGACCGGGCCGGTGACCACGAGCGAATCCCCGACCACGAGCGCGCCCACCACGTTCACGAGCCCGTCCGTCGAAGAATCGTCACCGAAACCGCCGGCCGGGTACGCGCGCCGGCCGGCGGGCACTCGGCTCAAGCTCGCGACCGTCACCGTGCTGGCCGCACCCGCGCCGCCGCCTGCCCAGCCGGCCGTGGAGAACACCGAACTTCTCGATCTTCCACCGCGGACATGGCTCGCGATCCTCGCGGGTCTGGTGCTTGCCGCGGCCGCCCTCGCCGGGCTGCGCTTCGTCCGTCGCCGCGGCGGCAAGCCGCCGCCCCTTCAGCCGCCGACCGGGCTACCGGAACCCGGAATCCGGCCGGTCCGGGTTGGGATCTCCGACCTCGCCGGAAGTCCCGCGCCGTCGGCCATTCCCTTGACCCCGGACATCGGATACGTGCTGTGGGTGGACATCGGTGAGCTGTCGGGCGCGGACACGAGCCGAGAGGTGCCTCTCGACGTAGTGGCCTTCGACAGCACCCCGGCCGGGCTACGGCCGATGGTCATGGGGACGTCGGCCCGGCGCGTGGGGCTCACCGCCGGGGACACCGGACGCGTCGTGTTCGACCTCCGCACCCCGGCGCGGTCAGCGCGGCGGCGGCTGCGGGTCGGGCTGTATTGCCGCGGCGTCCTTTGGCAGTCGTTCGCCGTCGAAGCGGACGTCGGCTGGCCGGAGGAAGGCGGCGGCTGGCGAGCAGAGCGGGACTATGTGGCCGCATACGGGCTCGATCCGTCCCTTTTGGACACTGCGGCCCCACATGCACTGAGCATCATGGTCAATCACAACACCGCCGACGAGCACGGGATCCACGTCTTCTTCGCCGACGGCGCGGTGCCGATGGCCGCGGGCATACCGGCGGCGCATCTGCACCGGCTGCAGGCCCGCGCCCGTGACCTGTACCGGCGGCTGGAAGCGGCGCCGGGATCGATCGACGCCGCGCTCGGGGCTCTGGCGTTGCACGGCCGGAACGTCTACACCGCGATCCGGCCGCGGATCGACCCGGCGCTCGTGCGTGCCGGGCTGGATCCCGTGCCGTTGTGGCAGCGGCTTCGGGACCGGGTCCGCGTGCAGGTGATCTGGCCGGACGGGTGCGCTCAGCCCCTTCCCGCCGCGATCGTCTACGACTTTCCCTTGGCAGAGGTCGGTTCGGCCGAGCTGCGTGCCTGCCGCGCGTTCTTCGACGATCTGATCGCCCGTGTGGAGCCGCGCTGTTTCGGCGGGCGTTGTCTCTCGGACTCGGACACGGTGGTGTGCCCGGCCGGTTTCTGGGGTTTCCGGCTGCTCCTGGGCAGCCCGCCGTCGCTGGCTACGGATCGGCCGGTACCGGATCGGCCCGTGGAATCCGCGGATCCGCCCGCCCTCGTGCTGGGCAAGGCCATGGATCCCGCTTTCGTCCTGCGGGACAGGCATTTGCGTCGGCTTCGGGAGCTGCTGCCGGGAGTCGCGTGGTACGAGGAGAACCGGCGCGCCGGGTTGCTCGCCCGGCTGCGGGCCGTCCAGCCCAGCCTGATCTATCTGTACTGCCACGGCGGCGTCGACGAAGAGCAGGGCATCGGCTGGGTGGAAATCGGCGACGGCGAGCGGTTGTCCGCGCGCGGGCTGCCCGACGACCTCTACCGGTCGTGGCGCTCCCGGCCACTGGTCCTGCTCAACGGTTGCAGTACCGCCGCGCTGGGGAACGATCAGCCGAATCCGTTGACGCAGCGGCTGTTGTGGGCGGGCGCGGGCGGGATCGTCGGTACCGAGATCGACGTGGGGGAGACGACGGCGTGCCGGTTCGCCGATCATCTCGTGCCGCTCGTGCTCGGCGCGAACCGGGAACTCGGCGATGCGGTCCGGAT from Amycolatopsis sp. EV170708-02-1 includes:
- a CDS encoding CHAT domain-containing protein, whose translation is MSRPQAAVAASIVILLAVALPASAQQDAIPTQVHPGSAHEIVKYGVAADDGCLLYFGGEPSGPCSGASRGPLRGRLTIDAGQPPGPTELHCQPCHRVGASSTSTRKPPTTSTGPVTTSESPTTSAPTTFTSPSVEESSPKPPAGYARRPAGTRLKLATVTVLAAPAPPPAQPAVENTELLDLPPRTWLAILAGLVLAAAALAGLRFVRRRGGKPPPLQPPTGLPEPGIRPVRVGISDLAGSPAPSAIPLTPDIGYVLWVDIGELSGADTSREVPLDVVAFDSTPAGLRPMVMGTSARRVGLTAGDTGRVVFDLRTPARSARRRLRVGLYCRGVLWQSFAVEADVGWPEEGGGWRAERDYVAAYGLDPSLLDTAAPHALSIMVNHNTADEHGIHVFFADGAVPMAAGIPAAHLHRLQARARDLYRRLEAAPGSIDAALGALALHGRNVYTAIRPRIDPALVRAGLDPVPLWQRLRDRVRVQVIWPDGCAQPLPAAIVYDFPLAEVGSAELRACRAFFDDLIARVEPRCFGGRCLSDSDTVVCPAGFWGFRLLLGSPPSLATDRPVPDRPVESADPPALVLGKAMDPAFVLRDRHLRRLRELLPGVAWYEENRRAGLLARLRAVQPSLIYLYCHGGVDEEQGIGWVEIGDGERLSARGLPDDLYRSWRSRPLVLLNGCSTAALGNDQPNPLTQRLLWAGAGGIVGTEIDVGETTACRFADHLVPLVLGANRELGDAVRMSRLELLRTGSVAGLSYLALACPDLRLTVEE